From the Platichthys flesus chromosome 6, fPlaFle2.1, whole genome shotgun sequence genome, one window contains:
- the LOC133955350 gene encoding uncharacterized protein LOC133955350, with translation MHPALLSLLLTALHVSVPVDCRPRPRGSAEQRPHRRPSGERRGSNTDPPAGPARLHIDLSGSMKRGVHRETLVVFPVRSNFVSIFDLRRKRFLCVDVEGELHVSRQKDQADCLFQRIWLDLPNHQDAFYSATGGKLLKLKGAHHRGPAEASSVQLETLLGPSVRRQRRSEEVNPSDPLRTHSLPDPSAKDHKETPQGQTEPDQAGAVSKETITSCDDPLRVLQHNGPVSPVKTNIADRPEQD, from the exons ATGCACCcggctctcctctctctcctcctgacaGCCCTACATGTGTCTGTACCGGTGGATTGTAGGCCGAGGCCCCGGGGCTCGGCAGAGCAGCGACCACACCGCCGGCCGAGCGGCGAGCGCAGGGGATCGAACACAGACCCACCGGCTGGTCCGGCTCGGCTGCACATAGACCTCAGTGGATCGATGAAAAGAGGCGTTCACAGGGAGACTCTGG TTGTTTTTCCAGTGAGAAGCAACTTTGTGTCAATATTTGATTTGAGGAGAAAACGTTTCCTCTGTGTGGACGTGGAGGGAGAGCTGCACGTCTCT aggcagaaagaCCAGGCGGATTGCCTCTTCCAGCGCATCTGGTTGGACCTGCCAAACCACCAGGACGCGTTTTACTCTGCAACCGGCGGCAAGCTGCTCAAACTGAAGGGGGCCCATCACCGGGGGCCAGCTGAGGCGTCCTCGGTGCAGCTGGAGACGCTCCTGGGTCCCTcggtgaggagacagaggaggagcgaggaggtGAACCCCTCCGATCCGTTAAGAACCCACTCGCTCCCCGACCCTTCTGCCAAAGATCACAAGGAGACGCCTCAGGGCCAAACTGAGCCGGACCAGGCCGGGGCCGTGTCCAAAGAGACCATCACCTCCTGCGACGACCCCCTGAGGGTCCTCCAGCACAACGGGCCGGTCAGTCCTGTGAAGACCAACATCGCAGACCGGCCCGAGCAAGACTGA
- the tigara gene encoding probable fructose-2,6-bisphosphatase TIGAR A, protein MRALRFGLTLVRHGETRYNKEGLLQGQAIDAPLSEVGLQQAEAAGRYLKDVEFSNVFVSDLLRAQQTAETIMKHNSSCSSLQMALDPLLKEISFGVAEGGRLQDVRDMAEAAGQTFPGFTPPGGETPEQVKERVKEFMENTLQQLGAEHWHHSTEDESSPSAVEGRADDGVGGVPVHALVVTHGAYMCVMVRYFVEELLCSLPQGSDKAHVFSLSPNTGLCRFVLSLRKEEDGFQLSGIRCVFVHRSDHVKELGHQ, encoded by the exons ATGAGGGCTCTGAGGTTTGGTTTAACTCTTGTTCGACA TGGAGAAACACGCTACAACAAAGAAGGTCTCCTGCAAG GACAGGCTATCGACGCTCCTCTCTCTGAGGTCGGGCTGCAGCAGGCCGAGGCTGCAGGTCGATACCTGAAGGACGTAGAGTTCAGCAACGTGTTCGTCAGTGATCTGCTGCGAGCTCAGCAG aCGGCTGAAACTATcatgaaacacaacagcagctgctcttcGCTGCAAATGGCTCTGGACCCTTTGCTCAAAGAGATC AGCTTCGGCGTCGCGGAGGGGGGACGACTGCAGGACGTGAGGGACATGGCCGAGGCCGCGGGTCAGACGTTCCCCGGCTTCactccaccagggggcgagaCTCCAGAGCAG GTGAAGGAGCGGGTCAAAGAGTTCATGGAGAacactctgcagcagctcgggGCCGAACACTGGCACCACAGCACCGAGGACGAGTCCAGCCCGTCGGCCGTGGAGGGGAGAGCGGATGACGGGGTCGGGGGGGTCCCGGTCCACGCTCTGGTGGTCACGCACGGGGCCTACATGTGTGTGATGGTGCGTTACTTcgtggaggagctgctctgtTCTTTGCCTCAGGGCTCTGACAAAGCACACGTGTTCTCCTTGAGTCCCAACACGGGTCTGTGCCGGTTCGTCCTCAGcctgaggaaagaggaggacgGGTTCCAGCTGTCGGGGATTCGCTGCGTGTTCGTCCACAGGAGCGACCACGTCAAAGAGCTCGGTCACCAGtag